The Vicia villosa cultivar HV-30 ecotype Madison, WI unplaced genomic scaffold, Vvil1.0 ctg.001158F_1_1, whole genome shotgun sequence genomic sequence cagtgtttttgtattggatttatcatcttagtttttggattgttctgatttcaatatgtagattcttggatttcatcgccgcgaacactatccatcttctggattataaacatagaactttgactttcccagcgcacccctttgtttgatttttttgtaatgacgtcccctgatcaggtaagaaatgtggacacatgtgcctacgtaagccttctaagacggttaccttctaagaaatgtggtaacactttcctacttaaaagcctacgtaaccaaaattgggaagctccacagccacgccctatttaaaagaataaaaaaccttttgaaatttcgaagttcccttttccttctccccaccactctcagacggttaacttctaaaacactttcctatttaaaagcttctcacccatttttctttcaaaatatcccaaatcattttcgatcctaagtctttttctttgctttaacgttttctatctcttgttactgctttcatcacaatgtctcgccgcggtggaggaaatcatcccgaaaatcgccggagtcaaccatctcctgcacattctcaacaatcatccatcaatgctgcaggatcaggccgtggtggtggtggccgtggctctcgcggtggacgtacctccaatccttcttcctccggacatccacctcctccgtcatatgctccggccccggttacctctcctccgtctgttgttgcaactccggttgttcgtccatctgtttcagcgccgtttgttccatctgtcgcagcgccggttgcttccttgagttcggctctgatctccatcgagagcctgactgccgaagttaaacagaaggctactctagagtcggctccgtcgtctcagaagaaaaattgggaaggaaaattcaagttcgtgctaatcattttcagttgcgagtggctgataaggatctacaccactatgatgtaagtatagtttgctcataagttttttgttgttgtttattatgttggtaagttacaatgtggtatggatttctagaggatcaggactttctaacctgttgcagcgtctcctccatcgtcttcatccgattaaataaagcgaatcgttcttgtttgttatttttcttatgtccagaccttttttcggaagtgcatttccgaattcctccaaggggggtgagttcggagatgaacttccgaaacaccacattttctgaaaatgtaactttatttcggagatgcatctccgaaatcaatattttatattaaaaaaaacacgttttcggaagttcatttccgaaaacaccttttttttcaaaaaaagtaccttttcggaaatgaacttccgaaacaaggggtagtgttgtaaattcaccaggggtgagcaagaaggttaggaggtgggtgaagaaattctctcttttaaattattgtttttgaCAACAAATGTTCACTATATTTGTCTTTAGATTCTTTTGTATGCAACCATGCCATCGCCTATTGTTCTCCTCTTTATTTTTAAAAGGGGGAGAAGTGTGGTATATGTAAGCACGTTTGAACTTCAGTTTGTAACTAACTCTATTTATATAACCCTTGTTTTAATCACCCTCCTTAATTAGAAAATCAACATCATCTTAAGGGAAAAACATATAATTAATCTAGATTAGAGAAAGAACATGATCATCACTCCTAAATATGAATGGAACATGCTGAACACACTTCACGTTCTATGCATTTTTTATGCTAGTAGTACTGCATCCACCAAGTCCAATTTCTCATACAAATATCCTAATATCAGAAATCACGGCTTACAAAAACTAGATAAAATCAACTATGGAGAGCTTGCAAAAAGAGAAGCAAATTGTGGCGGATTCACTATCATCATTACAAGTTTCAACGCCGAAATTCACGAGTTTCAGTCTTCCGAATTCCGCAAACTCATCACCTTTGTTGACTTCAAAGAGAAAACCGAAAGGCGAGGCTATAGAATCTCGAAGTCAAGATTACTTGACACTCAAGCAACATCATATGTTACAAGAATTCATCTTAAGAAAAAGCAAGTCATGCGGAGAAGGAAGAGCAAGTTTATCACCCTTTGATGAATTCGATCATTGGTTAATCAAACCAAACACGGCGGAACATGACAACAATAATCACGAAAGCTTCTTCATAAACGAAACCATCAAAGAAAGTCATGCGAGTGACAACGAGCTTGAAACAATTGCGGATGAAGGATTCAAATGTAGTGCTCTTTGCATGTATTTGCCGGGATTCGGCAAAGCAAAGTCGGTTAAACCTAAAAAAGAAGGACTAGAAATGGAAGGTACAATATCTAGGACAGTTTCATTGGAAAAATTTGAATGTGGTTCTTGGTCTTCTTCCAAACTGTTCAATGATATTGAAACAGATCACACAAGTTCTTACTTTGACCTGCCATTGGAATTGATCATTGGAAATAATACTAATGATGTACATTCACCTATTACATCAGCATTTGTCTTTGAGAAGAATCTTAAAGGGGTTCTTAAGAATGGTTCTTCAAAACCAAATGGTAGAAAATCAGATACTTCGCCTCATCAAGTTAGGTTTTCTATGTCTTCCTCTACGTCTCGTTATCCTCCTTCTCCGATAACATGCAATACTCCTAATATAATAAATGCGAAAGATGATTTTAATGCATTCTTAGAAGCAAATAATACTTAAGAACTTATAGATGTTATTTTTCCACTAGATCTAAATCAACTACTTAGGTTGAGCATGATTGAATCACTTCAATAGAAAGTgaagttagaaaaaaaaatactcacataatttgtttgttgttttgCCACTTTTTTTAGATGAGTTACATGTTTATTGATTAACTTGCATGGGAAAAGCATAGGGTGTTTTTGTCTAGTGAtgtaaatgattgcataaatctTCTCATATTGCAAAAaggatattatttaaataataaaatttagtcTTATTATT encodes the following:
- the LOC131633655 gene encoding uncharacterized protein LOC131633655, encoding MESLQKEKQIVADSLSSLQVSTPKFTSFSLPNSANSSPLLTSKRKPKGEAIESRSQDYLTLKQHHMLQEFILRKSKSCGEGRASLSPFDEFDHWLIKPNTAEHDNNNHESFFINETIKESHASDNELETIADEGFKCSALCMYLPGFGKAKSVKPKKEGLEMEGTISRTVSLEKFECGSWSSSKLFNDIETDHTSSYFDLPLELIIGNNTNDVHSPITSAFVFEKNLKGVLKNGSSKPNGRKSDTSPHQVRFSMSSSTSRYPPSPITCNTPNIINAKDDFNAFLEANNT